One part of the Pseudopipra pipra isolate bDixPip1 chromosome 3, bDixPip1.hap1, whole genome shotgun sequence genome encodes these proteins:
- the SUPT3H gene encoding transcription initiation protein SPT3 homolog isoform X5, translated as MRGARVISAEDLLFLMRKDKKKLRRLLKYMFFRDYKSKIVKGIEEDDLLEDKFNSNNTNKRQKLAQDFLNSIDQTGELLAIFEDDEIDDVKQERMERAERQTRAMDSVQYAEFCESRQLSFSKKASKFRDWLDCSSMEIKPNAVAMEILAYLAYETVAQLVDLALLVKQDMAPKAGDPFSHAISATFIQYHNSTEPHLLGQSTSVKTSLDSPENTPPPTPTPPASAGQQHLGKTPSGALGNGGIGQDSTKSKQRKRKKSTAACGIEAQSDAIQPSHIREAIRRYGHKIGPLSPFTIFSLPDRVPTAGTG; from the exons ATGAGAGGAGCTCGAGTCATCTCTGCTGAAGATCTTCTGTTCTTAATGCGCAAAGATAAG aagaaGCTTAGAAGGCTACTTAAATACATGTTTTTTCGAGACTACAAATCTAAAATTGTCAAAGGAATAGAAGAAGATGACCTCCTCGAAg ACAAATTCAACAGTAATAACACCAACAAAAGACAGAAGCTTGCTCAAGACTTTCTCAACTCCATTGACCAGACTGGAGAGCTCTTAGCCATTTTTGAAGATGATGAGATTGATGATGTCAAGCAAGAGCGAATGGAG agagcagaaagaCAAACACGAGCCATGGACTCAGTCCAGTACGCAGAATTCTGTGAAAGTCGGCAATTGAGTTTTT CAAAGAAAGCATCCAAATTTCGTGACTGGTTGGACTGTAGCAGTATGGAAATAAAGCCAAATGCAGTTGCAATGGAGATTTTGGCATATTTAGCATACGAGACTGTGGCCCAG CTGGTGGACTTGGCCCTTTTGGTTAAACAGGACATGGCTCCCAAGGCTGGTGACCCATTCAGTCATGCCATATCTGCCACCTTCATACAGTACCACAATTCTACTGAG CCACATCTCTTAGGGCAATCTACCAGTGTGAAGACCAGTCTTGACTCTCCTGAAAACACACCACCTCCTACACCCACCCCCCCAGCATCAGCAGGACAGCAACACCTTGGGAAAACCCCATCAGGAGCCTTGGGGAATGGTGGAATTGGACAGGACTCTACCAAAtccaaacaaaggaaaagaaaaaag agcactgcagcctgtggtaTAGAGGCTCAAAGTGATGCCATCCAGCCCAGCCACATCAGAGAGGCCATTCGACGCTACGGCCACAAGATTGGCCCCCTTTCCCCATTCACA